Proteins found in one Nevskia ramosa DSM 11499 genomic segment:
- a CDS encoding SET domain-containing protein, protein MAQWGNEKQLVASADVEKGVLLAAEYPIAFVAIEPDEEDLGPLLLLESILASDETFARVSAEDLKMTLWRLGTHDLEILEGLARKYKRNPKKLTQLYHRVAANNIRYSQGGTQGYGIWPIVSRSNHSCDPNAKLGANAQQPLAELLLATRPIPNGAAICWNYLADEAFLALNWFERNAQLLKDFRFLCRCSRCEAERPPQVAGLSKEGIAAYFKRGAA, encoded by the coding sequence ATGGCTCAGTGGGGCAACGAAAAGCAGCTGGTGGCCTCGGCGGACGTCGAGAAGGGCGTGCTGCTGGCGGCGGAATACCCGATTGCCTTCGTGGCGATCGAACCGGACGAGGAGGATCTCGGGCCGCTACTGCTGCTGGAATCCATCCTCGCGTCGGACGAAACCTTCGCGAGAGTCAGCGCGGAAGACCTGAAGATGACGCTGTGGCGCCTCGGCACCCACGATCTCGAAATCCTTGAAGGCCTGGCGCGGAAGTACAAGCGCAATCCAAAGAAGCTCACCCAGCTTTACCACCGGGTAGCGGCCAACAACATCCGCTATTCACAGGGCGGCACACAGGGCTACGGCATCTGGCCGATCGTCAGCCGCTCCAATCATTCCTGTGATCCGAACGCAAAGCTGGGTGCGAATGCCCAACAGCCACTGGCCGAATTGCTGCTCGCCACGCGTCCGATCCCGAATGGCGCGGCGATCTGCTGGAACTACTTGGCCGACGAAGCCTTCCTCGCGCTGAACTGGTTCGAGCGCAATGCGCAGTTGCTCAAGGACTTCCGGTTTCTGTGCCGCTGTTCGCGCTGCGAAGCGGAACGGCCACCACAGGTTGCCGGATTGTCGAAGGAAGGAATTGCCGCTTACTTCAAGAGGGGCGCTGCTTAG
- a CDS encoding ribonucleotide-diphosphate reductase subunit beta — translation MLDWDDAPAAPSAPTIDPIVAAPRIAASAARPVYAAPTPAPTPRIPEASEFKLTPTQAKVESGATGLEDITIGARRIQVDDKKIINCRADLNQLVPFKYEWAWKKYLDACNNHWMPQEINMSADIALWQDPNGLTDDERMIIKRSLGFFSTADSLVANNLVLAVYRHLTNPECRQYLLRQAFEEAIHTHAYQYCIESLGLDEAEVFNMYREVPSIHDKAAWSLPFTQSLADQEFHTGTPENDQRLLRDLIAFYVVFEGIFFYVGFVQLLSFGRRNKMVGVSEQIQYIMRDESMHMNFGIDVINQIKIENPHLWTPKFQEEIAAMLIEATELEIKYAHDTMPRGVLGLNAGQFNDYLKFVCNRRCSQIGLKQLYPGAENPFPWMSEVMDLKKEKNFFETRVTEYQTGGALSWD, via the coding sequence ATGCTCGACTGGGACGACGCCCCCGCTGCACCCTCTGCTCCGACGATCGATCCGATCGTCGCCGCGCCGCGCATCGCCGCATCCGCTGCCCGCCCGGTCTATGCCGCGCCAACGCCGGCCCCGACGCCGCGCATCCCGGAAGCCAGCGAATTCAAGCTGACGCCGACGCAGGCCAAGGTCGAATCCGGTGCCACCGGGCTCGAAGACATCACCATCGGCGCCCGCCGCATCCAGGTTGATGACAAGAAGATCATCAACTGCCGCGCCGATCTCAACCAGCTGGTTCCGTTCAAGTACGAATGGGCCTGGAAGAAGTACCTGGACGCCTGCAACAACCACTGGATGCCGCAGGAAATCAACATGAGCGCGGACATCGCGCTCTGGCAGGACCCGAACGGCCTGACCGACGACGAGCGCATGATCATCAAGCGCAGCCTCGGCTTCTTCTCGACGGCGGACAGCCTGGTCGCGAACAACCTGGTGCTGGCCGTCTATCGCCACCTCACCAACCCGGAATGCCGCCAGTACCTGCTGCGCCAGGCCTTCGAGGAAGCGATCCACACCCACGCCTACCAGTACTGCATCGAATCCCTCGGCCTCGACGAAGCCGAAGTGTTCAACATGTACCGCGAAGTGCCGAGCATTCACGACAAGGCCGCCTGGAGCCTGCCGTTCACCCAGAGTCTCGCCGACCAGGAATTCCACACCGGCACCCCGGAAAACGATCAGCGCCTGCTGCGTGACCTGATCGCGTTCTACGTGGTGTTCGAAGGCATCTTCTTCTACGTCGGCTTCGTGCAGCTGCTCAGCTTCGGCCGCCGCAACAAGATGGTCGGCGTGTCCGAGCAGATCCAATACATCATGCGCGACGAGTCCATGCACATGAACTTCGGCATCGACGTGATCAACCAGATCAAGATCGAAAATCCGCACCTGTGGACGCCTAAGTTCCAAGAAGAGATCGCCGCGATGCTGATCGAAGCCACCGAACTCGAAATCAAGTACGCCCACGACACCATGCCGCGCGGCGTGCTCGGCCTCAACGCCGGCCAGTTCAACGACTACCTGAAGTTCGTCTGCAACCGCCGGTGCTCGCAAATCGGCCTGAAGCAGCTCTACCCGGGCGCCGAAAACCCGTTCCCGTGGATGAGCGAGGTCATGGATTTGAAGAAGGAGAAGAACTTCTTTGAGACTCGCGTGACGGAGTATCAGACGGGTGGGGCTTTGAGCTGGGATTGA
- a CDS encoding PA2169 family four-helix-bundle protein → MSNLDTITLLNRLIVTTKNGEAALRAAASEVHHAELQESLEEYSRFFADAARELQASVEALGGKPKGSGTFDNTLHRTWLHIKANAYGRDEAVILDTVEADEQEADARYSDALTWSTPPEIHALLERQYEGTHQRHDHIRQLRQQLEHAA, encoded by the coding sequence ATGAGCAATCTCGACACCATCACGCTGCTCAATCGTCTGATCGTGACCACCAAGAATGGCGAGGCGGCCTTGCGGGCTGCGGCCAGCGAGGTGCATCACGCGGAGCTGCAGGAATCGCTGGAGGAATACTCGCGCTTCTTCGCCGATGCGGCACGCGAGCTGCAGGCCAGCGTCGAAGCGCTGGGCGGCAAGCCGAAAGGCAGCGGCACCTTCGACAACACGCTGCATCGCACCTGGCTGCACATCAAGGCCAACGCCTATGGCCGCGACGAAGCGGTGATTCTCGATACCGTGGAGGCCGACGAACAGGAGGCCGATGCGCGTTACTCGGATGCGCTGACCTGGTCGACACCGCCGGAAATTCACGCGCTGCTCGAACGGCAATACGAGGGCACGCATCAGCGCCATGACCACATCCGGCAGCTGCGGCAGCAGCTGGAACACGCGGCCTGA
- a CDS encoding histidine-type phosphatase gives MTTNDMAGIRRASGCASLLLALVISTAASAADAPNQAPALTLEKSVFLMRHGARSPNQTPEQLAPSSRRPWPQWPVGPGELTERGISLLITLGGYYRQSYAAAGLLPEKGCPEAGTVAAWADNVVRRVPLSAQALLDGMFPGCGLQTGFAPQDKGPDPLFNPVEVGLCKLSVPKASAAILKAARGSLDQAARSERASLKAMQDILQVRSGTRCVNDAPSCGIEDFGNVLEGGKTGVTIEGGLKSATTVGENFLLQYIQGFPEKDVAWGDAATPETLSPLLGPRNLYLRLSRQPPYIAARNGSPLARALLAALDDVSEASDASPAPGTPPRASRLAAFVGRDTHLASITGMLGLQWSLPDQPDQFPMGGTLAFERLINPADGKRYVRTVLYYQTLQQMRSNAPLDLAHPPGRLVVKMPGCDKGEIDGACPLPIVRKRFEAAFAADCPGG, from the coding sequence ATGACGACGAACGACATGGCCGGAATCCGGCGTGCGAGCGGCTGTGCGTCGCTGCTTCTGGCGCTGGTGATTTCGACTGCAGCATCAGCCGCAGATGCACCGAACCAGGCGCCGGCACTGACGCTCGAGAAATCGGTTTTCCTGATGCGCCACGGCGCGCGTTCGCCGAACCAGACGCCGGAGCAACTGGCGCCTTCGTCGCGTCGCCCTTGGCCGCAATGGCCAGTCGGCCCCGGTGAACTGACCGAACGCGGCATCAGCCTGCTGATCACGCTCGGCGGCTATTACCGGCAGTCCTACGCTGCTGCCGGCCTGCTGCCCGAGAAGGGCTGCCCTGAAGCCGGCACGGTCGCCGCCTGGGCCGACAACGTCGTCCGTCGCGTGCCGCTCAGTGCCCAGGCGCTGCTCGACGGCATGTTCCCCGGCTGCGGCCTGCAGACCGGCTTCGCGCCGCAGGACAAGGGGCCGGACCCGCTGTTCAACCCGGTTGAAGTGGGCCTCTGCAAGCTCAGCGTGCCGAAGGCGAGCGCGGCGATCCTGAAGGCGGCGCGTGGCAGTCTCGATCAGGCGGCCCGCAGCGAACGCGCCAGCCTGAAAGCGATGCAGGACATCCTGCAGGTGCGCAGCGGCACGCGCTGCGTCAACGATGCGCCGTCCTGCGGCATCGAGGATTTCGGCAACGTGCTCGAAGGCGGCAAGACCGGCGTGACCATCGAAGGCGGCCTGAAATCGGCGACCACGGTTGGCGAGAACTTCCTGCTGCAATACATCCAGGGCTTCCCGGAAAAGGATGTCGCCTGGGGCGATGCCGCCACGCCGGAAACGCTGTCACCGCTGCTCGGCCCGCGCAATCTCTATCTGCGCCTGAGCCGCCAGCCGCCGTACATCGCAGCGCGCAACGGTTCGCCGCTGGCGCGCGCGCTGCTGGCAGCGCTGGATGATGTTTCCGAGGCAAGCGATGCAAGCCCGGCACCGGGCACGCCACCGCGCGCCAGCCGCCTCGCCGCGTTCGTGGGCCGCGATACGCATCTGGCGTCGATCACCGGCATGCTCGGCCTGCAGTGGTCGCTGCCGGATCAGCCGGATCAGTTCCCGATGGGCGGCACCCTGGCTTTCGAGCGCTTGATCAACCCGGCGGACGGCAAGCGTTACGTGCGCACGGTGCTGTACTACCAGACCTTGCAGCAGATGCGCAGCAATGCGCCGCTCGATCTCGCCCATCCGCCGGGCAGGCTGGTGGTGAAGATGCCGGGCTGCGACAAGGGCGAAATCGATGGCGCCTGTCCACTGCCCATCGTCCGCAAGCGCTTCGAAGCAGCGTTTGCGGCGGACTGCCCCGGCGGCTGA
- a CDS encoding ATP-dependent nuclease: protein MSKVRAYRIKNFRSIADTGWCPLAQDGVTVLVGQNESGKTSALEALARTLSSVHEVTGDDIRVGADLPEIELKLEITSPQLNDFLNDTKIARLWATKIVDLSNYLENNRNLIDIKFNWTRSGETFKKTISLSDSGLAQILEATSEDSDEISEALTDDDYRPTDIANLLYDEAPNTILFNADSGLLPDQIDINEKFSILGQGALAARNFLSIANINLKNLVLSDRRARQNVLDRANSKVSTDFVSFWSQTIGNNTKLSIECDLEFHAADSPKSGTPYLVFWIKDGLTKLYPRQRSQGVRWFISFYLQVHASEKIGYNRIFLLDEPGANLHAKAQGDVLKLINHLSKNNLPFIYSTHSPHLVENEKLYRVHAVQRDDLQEDSPTIIIDAHRLAAASSDTLSPILTAMGADFSSHASIPKNNNVLVEEISGFYYLNAFWKLSARTKSVYFLAATGVNKLESLSYMFLGWGLSHLVVLDDDRQGREVYKNLKKTLYNDDDNQAKNNLIKINDCGGIEDVFSKPDFSNFVLNEKIASRSESNSDYVKQTRRSKPVLAFQFKLRVDNGDLKLSDFDKETAEKITALTSKIEQRLI from the coding sequence ATGAGTAAAGTTCGCGCGTATCGCATCAAGAATTTTCGCTCCATCGCAGATACAGGTTGGTGCCCTCTCGCTCAAGATGGAGTCACTGTTCTAGTAGGTCAAAACGAGTCCGGCAAAACATCGGCCTTGGAGGCGCTAGCTAGAACACTTAGCTCCGTCCACGAGGTAACTGGAGACGACATAAGAGTAGGAGCAGATCTCCCAGAGATTGAGCTGAAGCTTGAGATCACATCCCCACAACTTAACGATTTTCTGAACGATACAAAAATTGCGCGGCTATGGGCAACCAAAATCGTCGATCTCTCTAATTATCTTGAGAATAATAGAAATTTAATCGATATTAAATTTAATTGGACGCGGTCCGGAGAAACATTCAAAAAAACGATCTCTCTGTCAGACAGCGGGCTCGCTCAAATATTAGAAGCCACAAGTGAAGACAGTGACGAAATCTCGGAGGCCCTCACCGACGATGATTATCGGCCAACTGATATAGCCAATTTACTATATGACGAAGCACCGAACACGATACTTTTTAACGCTGACTCTGGCCTTCTTCCTGATCAGATAGACATTAATGAGAAATTTTCAATTTTGGGACAAGGGGCATTAGCTGCAAGAAATTTTCTAAGTATCGCGAATATAAATCTCAAAAATCTAGTACTGAGCGACCGGCGAGCGAGACAGAATGTTTTAGATCGAGCAAATTCTAAAGTTAGTACCGATTTCGTTTCGTTTTGGTCGCAAACTATTGGTAACAACACAAAACTCTCGATCGAGTGCGACTTGGAATTTCACGCCGCGGACTCACCAAAATCTGGAACACCTTATTTAGTCTTCTGGATCAAAGACGGTTTAACTAAACTCTATCCAAGACAGAGAAGTCAGGGTGTGCGGTGGTTCATTTCGTTCTATCTGCAAGTTCATGCATCGGAAAAAATCGGGTACAACAGAATTTTCTTATTAGATGAACCAGGAGCCAATCTCCACGCCAAAGCGCAAGGCGACGTTCTTAAGCTTATTAATCATCTAAGCAAAAATAATCTTCCTTTTATATACTCCACTCATAGCCCGCACTTAGTGGAGAATGAAAAACTTTACAGAGTGCATGCCGTTCAAAGAGATGACCTTCAAGAAGATAGTCCCACGATAATAATCGACGCACACCGTCTTGCAGCAGCTTCATCGGATACTTTATCGCCAATACTGACTGCAATGGGAGCCGATTTTAGCTCTCACGCCTCGATACCAAAAAATAACAATGTTCTAGTTGAGGAAATCAGCGGCTTCTATTATCTCAATGCTTTTTGGAAGCTTAGCGCGCGAACGAAAAGCGTTTATTTTTTAGCAGCGACAGGCGTGAATAAGCTCGAGTCTCTTTCTTATATGTTTCTTGGTTGGGGCCTATCGCACTTAGTAGTTCTAGACGATGATCGTCAAGGTCGAGAGGTTTATAAAAATCTAAAGAAAACGCTTTATAACGATGACGACAATCAAGCTAAAAATAATCTAATCAAAATTAATGATTGCGGAGGAATTGAAGACGTTTTCAGTAAGCCAGATTTTTCAAATTTTGTCCTTAATGAAAAAATCGCGTCCAGAAGCGAAAGCAATAGTGATTACGTCAAACAAACACGCCGATCTAAGCCAGTCCTAGCCTTTCAATTCAAACTACGCGTTGACAATGGCGACTTAAAGCTTAGCGATTTCGATAAGGAGACCGCAGAGAAAATAACGGCGCTTACCTCAAAAATTGAACAACGATTAATCTAA
- the motA gene encoding flagellar motor stator protein MotA, translating to MLPIVGSLVVIASVLGGFVLSHGQIMALWQPYELLVIGGAAFGGFLIANPMKVVKAVFSSVISVLKGPHYKKQSYLEILGLMYELLSTARKSGMMSLEGHIEDPAASTIFSKYPSIAKDHHLLEFITDCLRMIVSGNMSPHELEPLLDLELETHHHEAEAPAHALTRVSDSLPGFGIVAAVLGIVITMGAIGGDIAAVGEHVAAALVGTFLGILLAYGFVGPLAIAVETVAKADSKAYECVKMALVANLHGYNPNIAVEFARKSLTIDMRPSFSEFEAHLKGAK from the coding sequence ATGCTGCCCATTGTTGGCTCTCTCGTTGTCATTGCCAGTGTGCTCGGCGGCTTCGTGCTGTCTCACGGTCAGATCATGGCGCTCTGGCAGCCCTACGAACTGCTGGTGATCGGCGGGGCAGCGTTCGGCGGCTTCCTGATCGCCAATCCGATGAAAGTGGTCAAGGCGGTGTTTTCCAGCGTGATCTCGGTGCTGAAGGGTCCGCATTACAAGAAACAGAGCTATCTCGAGATTCTCGGGCTGATGTACGAACTGCTGAGCACCGCCCGCAAGAGCGGCATGATGTCGCTGGAAGGACACATCGAAGATCCAGCCGCGAGCACGATCTTTTCGAAGTATCCGAGCATCGCCAAGGATCATCATCTGCTCGAATTCATCACCGACTGTCTGCGGATGATCGTCTCCGGCAACATGAGTCCGCACGAGCTGGAACCGCTGCTCGATCTGGAACTGGAAACCCATCATCACGAAGCCGAAGCGCCAGCCCATGCGCTGACGCGGGTATCCGATTCGCTTCCAGGTTTCGGCATCGTCGCTGCCGTGCTCGGTATCGTCATCACGATGGGGGCGATCGGCGGTGACATCGCTGCCGTCGGCGAACACGTTGCCGCGGCACTGGTGGGTACCTTTCTCGGCATCCTGCTCGCCTACGGCTTCGTCGGCCCACTGGCGATCGCGGTCGAGACCGTGGCCAAGGCAGATTCCAAGGCTTACGAATGCGTGAAGATGGCGCTGGTCGCCAACCTGCATGGCTACAACCCGAACATCGCCGTGGAGTTCGCCCGCAAGTCGCTGACGATCGACATGCGGCCCAGTTTTTCGGAGTTCGAGGCCCATCTGAAAGGGGCGAAGTGA
- a CDS encoding enoyl-CoA hydratase/isomerase family protein yields the protein MALWSTQLADGVVVATYRNPPMNYFCAEGAQELAQLIETWRDPAVRAIVLCGAPGGAFITHYSVEELLALALDNDSLRSIGTSLNRNYHALLLALRDLPKVVIAAMNGNTMGGGLELSLACDIRIGQRGDFRYGFPEVRLGIIPGGSGTQRLSRLIGVGRAAEFILRSRVVDPETALALGIVNELADDAVAHASRIAHEVAALPSKAIACAKRAIYAGSDTHLAAGLEMESAAFLETMLSEDSRVAMQTYVDLPYDQRRAWLETL from the coding sequence ATGGCACTTTGGTCCACGCAGCTCGCGGATGGTGTGGTGGTGGCGACCTACCGCAATCCGCCGATGAACTACTTCTGCGCCGAGGGCGCGCAGGAACTCGCGCAACTGATCGAAACCTGGCGGGACCCAGCCGTCCGCGCCATCGTGCTCTGCGGTGCGCCGGGCGGCGCTTTCATCACCCACTACAGCGTCGAGGAACTGCTGGCGCTGGCGCTCGACAACGACAGCCTGCGCAGCATCGGCACCTCGCTGAACCGCAACTACCACGCCCTGCTGCTGGCCCTGCGCGATCTCCCCAAGGTGGTGATCGCCGCGATGAATGGCAACACCATGGGCGGCGGTCTGGAACTGAGCCTGGCCTGCGATATCCGTATCGGCCAGCGCGGTGATTTCCGCTACGGCTTCCCGGAAGTGCGCCTCGGCATCATCCCTGGCGGCAGCGGCACGCAGCGCCTGTCCCGGTTGATCGGCGTTGGCCGCGCGGCGGAATTCATCCTGCGCTCGAGAGTCGTCGATCCCGAAACGGCGCTGGCCCTCGGCATCGTCAACGAACTCGCCGACGATGCCGTCGCCCACGCAAGCCGCATCGCCCATGAAGTGGCCGCCTTGCCGTCGAAAGCGATCGCCTGCGCCAAGCGCGCGATCTACGCCGGCAGCGATACCCATCTGGCCGCCGGCCTGGAAATGGAAAGCGCCGCCTTCCTGGAAACCATGCTGTCCGAAGACAGCAGAGTGGCGATGCAGACTTACGTCGACCTTCCCTACGATCAGCGCCGCGCCTGGCTGGAGACGCTTTGA
- a CDS encoding flavin-containing monooxygenase → MQNPFDVLIIGAGLSGVGMACHIQRDCPDQRYAILERRSRIGGTWDLFRYPGIRSDSDMFTFGYAFRPWNSFKVLADGTSIREYVTETAKEYGVDRNIHYGVKIVRADFSTKTNLWTVHALDEASGREQTYQSRVLVSCTGYYNYDKGFLPDFPGQERFKGTRVHPQFWPEGLDYKGKRVVVIGSGATAVTLVPAMADDAAHVTMLQRSPGFIFSVPGTDAIARTMSKFLPRKLVYAITRKRNLALLRAMYFGSLRWPEKARKLLMDNVEKQVGDKVDMKHFTPRYNPWEERLCAVPDGDLFKAIRKGRASVVTAEIESFTEGGIKLKNGDELAADIVITATGLNLQVFGGVQISVDGKAIQPNDHLTYKATLLEGVPNLAWIVGYTNAPWTLKADIASRYICRLLSHMKQHGYARFEARAPAGERDDDTIFGSLKSGYVMRAAQTLPRQGKSLPWRVLHDYKRDQPMLLSDPIDDGFLSFEAAPADVAAKKPGKVAKAA, encoded by the coding sequence ATGCAAAACCCCTTTGACGTGCTGATCATCGGTGCCGGCCTGTCCGGCGTGGGCATGGCCTGCCACATTCAGCGCGATTGCCCGGACCAGCGTTACGCGATCCTCGAGCGTCGCAGCCGCATCGGCGGCACCTGGGATCTGTTCCGCTATCCCGGCATCCGTTCGGATTCCGACATGTTCACCTTCGGCTACGCGTTCCGGCCGTGGAACTCGTTCAAGGTGCTGGCGGATGGCACCTCGATCCGCGAGTACGTCACCGAAACCGCCAAGGAATACGGCGTCGATCGAAACATTCACTACGGCGTGAAGATCGTCCGCGCCGATTTCTCGACCAAGACCAATCTGTGGACGGTGCACGCGCTCGACGAAGCCAGCGGCCGCGAGCAGACCTACCAGAGCCGCGTGCTGGTCAGCTGCACCGGCTACTACAACTACGACAAAGGCTTCCTGCCGGACTTCCCGGGCCAGGAACGTTTCAAGGGCACGCGCGTACATCCGCAGTTCTGGCCGGAAGGGCTGGATTACAAGGGCAAGCGCGTCGTCGTCATCGGCTCCGGCGCCACCGCCGTGACTCTGGTGCCGGCGATGGCCGATGACGCCGCGCACGTGACCATGCTGCAGCGCTCGCCGGGCTTCATCTTCAGCGTGCCAGGCACCGACGCGATCGCCCGGACGATGTCCAAGTTCCTGCCCAGGAAGCTGGTCTACGCGATCACCCGCAAGCGCAATCTGGCACTGCTGCGAGCGATGTACTTCGGCTCGCTGCGCTGGCCGGAGAAGGCTCGCAAGCTGCTGATGGACAACGTCGAGAAGCAGGTCGGCGACAAGGTCGACATGAAGCACTTCACGCCGCGCTACAACCCCTGGGAAGAGCGCCTCTGCGCGGTGCCGGATGGCGATCTGTTCAAGGCCATCCGCAAGGGCCGGGCGTCGGTGGTCACTGCCGAGATCGAGTCTTTCACCGAGGGCGGCATCAAGCTCAAGAACGGTGACGAACTGGCGGCGGATATTGTGATCACTGCCACCGGCCTGAACCTCCAGGTGTTCGGCGGCGTCCAGATCAGCGTCGACGGCAAGGCCATACAGCCGAACGATCATCTGACCTACAAGGCCACACTGCTCGAAGGCGTGCCGAATCTCGCCTGGATCGTCGGCTACACCAATGCGCCGTGGACCCTGAAGGCGGACATCGCCTCCCGGTATATCTGCCGCCTGCTCAGCCACATGAAGCAGCATGGCTACGCGCGCTTCGAGGCACGCGCGCCGGCCGGTGAGCGCGATGACGACACCATCTTCGGCAGCCTGAAATCCGGGTACGTGATGCGCGCCGCGCAGACCCTGCCCCGTCAGGGCAAATCCCTGCCATGGCGGGTGCTGCACGACTACAAGCGCGATCAGCCGATGCTGCTCAGCGATCCGATCGACGACGGTTTCCTGAGCTTCGAAGCCGCTCCGGCGGATGTCGCTGCGAAGAAGCCCGGCAAGGTTGCCAAGGCCGCCTGA